One genomic window of Micropterus dolomieu isolate WLL.071019.BEF.003 ecotype Adirondacks linkage group LG14, ASM2129224v1, whole genome shotgun sequence includes the following:
- the LOC123982746 gene encoding stonustoxin subunit beta-like — MTDTNEVAALGRPFTLGMLYNAQKDQLITGLTLWDDKTLKENTVEISQHSSAFEISTSDSIGSKSSLLDVDASLKVSYMCGLITVGGSAKYLNDKKKFKNQSRVTCQYKATTHFKELKMIDHLTMKTKQTDVIRKGSATHVVTGILYGANAFFVFDSEKLDASSVQNIQGKMEAVIKKIPSFNIEGKVDIKLNDEEKALTEKFSCKFYGDFILESNPTTFVDAVKTYIQLPKLLGEKGENGVPLKVWLMPLKKLYSRAPELMREISVGLVRKAEDALEDLNHLEKGCNDLLEDTVVKDLPQINEKLSCFQKLCHYYASDLRQTMEKKIPFIRKGKEDESELEKVFEDRDKSPFSHEKLTKWMDHKEREINIIRSCVEKMEGTKIIRNKSELDREVLSVEDALCFVFTSLESTNEEPWYYSDKVFAKMREKARFFRNIEKTLKNNSRFRFLIAAIANKKYTGATIYHYREGKLVTDDFFTLPPVEKITDRRDLIWYSCDLTLDPDTANGYLTLSEGNKKAAYGAWQWYPDLPQRFDTYVCQVLCREGLTGRCYWEVEWSTGSVQGVAVGVTYKGLFRKGNYGQCGLGRNIMSWSLDHTGSPPGDTLCAWHNSQSQYLPGPATRCSRLGVYLDWPAGTLSYYNVSADTLSHLHTFHNKFSEPVYPGFGTWYYPNYVFLCL, encoded by the exons ATGACTGATACCAATGAGGTTGCTGCTCTGGGTCGACCTTTCACCCTAGGAATGCTCTACAATGCTCAGAAAGATCAACTGATTACAG GTTTGACTTTGTGGGATGATAAAACTCTGAAAGAGAACACAGTTGAAATCTCTCAGCACAGCAGTGCATTTGAAATTTCTACATCTGACTCCATTGGATCCAAGTCCTCTCTGCTGGATGTTGATGCTTCTCTGAAGGTCAGTTATATGTGTGGACTGATTACAGTTGGAGGATCTGCCAAGTATCTGAATGATAAGAAGAAATTCAAGAATCAGAGCAGAGTGACGTGTCAGTACAAAGCTACCACACACTTCAAGGAGTTGAAAATGATTGACCATTTAACCATGAAAACCAAACAGACAGATGTTATTAGGAAGGGCTCTGCAACTCATGTAGTCACAGGCATCCTTTATGGAGCAAAcgctttctttgtgtttgacaGTGAGAAATTAGACGCCAGCAGCGTTCAGAACATCCAGGGCAAAATGGAAGCTGTGATAAAGAAGATCCCCTCATTTAATATTGAGGGGAAAGTTGACATCAAGCTGAATGATGAAGAAAAAGCTCTGACTGAGAAATTCTCCTGCAAATTCTACGGAGACTTCATTCTTGAAAGCAACCCTACAACATTTGTAGATGCAGTGAAGACCTACATACAACTTCCAAAGCtgctgggagaaaagggagagaaCGGTGTTCCACTGAAGGTCTGGCTGATGCCACTGAAGAAATTGTATTCCAGAGCTCCTGAGCTGATGAGAGAGATCAGTGTTGGACTAGTGAGAAAGGCTGAAGATGCTCTGGAGGACCTGAATCACCTGGAAAAAGGATGCAACGATTTGCTAGAGGACACAGTGGTAAAAGATTTACCACAAATCAATGAAAAGTTGAGCTGTTTCCAGAAACTGTGTCATTATTATGCATCTGACCTCAGACAGACCATGGAGAAGAAAATTCCCTTCATCCGTAAAGGTAAAGAAGACGAGAGCGAATTAGAAAAAGTCTTTGAAGACAGGGACAAGTCACCGTTCAGCCATGAGAAGCTAACCAAGTGGATGGAccataaagagagagaaatcaacATCATCAGGTCCTGTGTAGAAAAGATGGAGGGAACAAAGATCATCCGCAATAAGTCAGAGCTGGACAGAGAGGTTCTAAGTGTAGAGGATGCTCTGTGCTTTGTTTTCACCTCGTTAGAAAGTACCAATGAAGAGCCGTGGTACTACTCAGACAAAGTTTTTGCcaaaatgagagaaaaggcCAGATTTTTCCGCAATATCgaaaaaacactgaagaacAACAGCCGATTCCGTTTCCTCATAGCAGCCATTGCAAATAAGAAATACACAGGAGCAACCATCTACCATTACAGGGAGGGCAAACTGGTCACTGATGACTTTTTCACCCTCCCTCCTGTGGAGAAAATCACAGACAGAAGAGATTTGATCTGGT attccTGTGATCTCACTCTGGACCCAGACACAGCGAACGGCTACCTCACTCTGTCTGAGGGGAACAAGAAGGCGGCTTATGGAGCGTGGCAGTGGTATCCTGACCTCCCGCAGAGATTTGATACTTATGTGTGTCAGGTTCTGTGCAGAGAGGGGCTGACTGGGCGCTGCTACTGGGAGGTGGAGTGGAGTACTGGCTCAGTTCAAGGGGTTGCTGTTGGTGTTACCTACAAAGGCCTGTTTAGGAAAGGTAATTATGGCCAGTGTGGGCTTGGACGCAATATTATGTCCTGGAGTTTAGACCACACAGGGTCCCCACCAGGGGATACTCTCTGTGCATGGCATAATAGTCAGTCACAGTATCTCCCTGGTCCTGCTACTCGCTGCAGCCGACTGGGAGTGTATCTGGACTGGCCTGCTGGCACTCTGTCCTACTATAATGTCTCAGCTGACACACTGAGTCACCTCCACACCTTCCACAACAAATTCTCTGAGCCAGTTTACCCAGGCTTTGGGACTTGGTATTACCCCAACTACGTGTTCCTGTGTCTGTAA